One Synechococcus sp. Nb3U1 genomic window, CTCCCCAGTCATACACACGGGATCCTGAGTGCAAAAGGGTTTTTCTTTAGCCTAGTCTGGAATGCCGTTGCCGGTGACTGTTGAGGATCCCCCATTTGCGGCAGGATCGAAACATAGTGCAGGGGATCCGGCATGGGCAAGGTGTATTTGGTGGGGGCGGGGTTGGGGGGACGGGAGGGCCTGACGGTGCGGGCGCTTCAGGTATTGCGGCAGGCAGAGGCAGTTTGGATCGATGAATTGGTGGATGACCGATTGCTGGCAGAATTGCCGGGTCAGGCGCAGCTATGGCGACGGTCTGGGGAGTCTTCTGTGCAGGAGGGAGTCCTTTGGCTGATCCAACGCTGCCGTGAGGGCCAACAGGTGGTTCACCTCAAATCTGGGGATCCGCTGATTTTTGGCCGTACCCGTGAAGAGGTGGAAGCACTGGTTAAGGCGGGCTGCCCCTTTGAGATCCTGCCGGGGTTGTCTTCTGCCTTGGCTGGCCCCCTGTGGGCAGGGATCCCTTTGACGGATAAATATCTCAGCCGCGCTTTTGCGGTTCTGACAGCACACCAGCTGGAAACCTTGCCCTGGCCAGGGCTGGCCCAATTGGATACGCTGGTGATCTTGATGGGCTCCCGGCAACGAGACCAGATTGCCGCCAAGCTCATGGAGGCGGGTTGCCCTGCGGAGCGACCTGTGGCCCTCATTCGGTCAGCGGGCCAAGCGGAACAAACGGTGTGGGTGGGCTGTCTGGCAGAGTGGGCCGCAGCAGAAAACCGATCCTGTGAACAGACCCAGTCTGGGCCGGGAGTGTTGGTGATCGGGGAGGTGGTGAAATTGCGACAGGACTTCTTGTCCGGGATCCCCAGGCTACCAGAACAAGCCCCCTTGGCGGGTAAAACCGTGTTGGTGACCCGTTCGGAAGGGCAAGCGGAAACCTTTCGGGAGCTGCTCCAGGCCCAAGGGGCACGGGTGCTGGAGATGCCCACCCTGGTGATTCAACCCCCCGCAAGCTGGGATCGCTTGGATCAGGCTATTCAACAGCTTGAGCAATTCGACTGGCTACTACTCACCTCTGCCAATGCCGTCACCCATTTCTTTGCGCGGTTGCACCATCACAAGCAAGACAGCCGTGCCCTGCATGCCCTCAGGGTGGCGGTGGTGGGATCCAAAACAGCGGCGATATTGGCTCACTATGGTATTCATCCCAATTTGGTGCCGCCGGAGTTTGTTGCCGATGCGTTGCTGGAGGTTTGGCCCGAGCCCGTGATGGGGCAACGGGTGCTGTTCCCACGGGTCGAGTCGGGCGGGCGAGATGTGTTGGTGCAGGGGTTGCGGCAGCGAGGGGCGCAGGTGCTGGAGGTAGCCGCCTATCAATCCGCCTGTCCGAAACAGCCGGATCCCCAGGTGATCGCCGCCCTAAAGGCTCATCAGGTGGATCTTCTCAGCTTTGCCAGCTCCAAGACGGTGCAGCATTTCGCCCAGTTGATCCGGCAGGCAGGGTTGGATCCCGAGGTTTGGGATCCACCGGTGCAGATTGCCGCCATTGGCCCCAAAACTGCAGAAACCTGCCGCGCAGAGTTGGGCCGAGTGGATATTGAGGCAGCAGAATACACTCTAGAGGGGCTGGTGGAAGCCATGATCCAGCAGGCGCAACCGCTCCAGACTACCGGAACCGTTGGATAATACGGATCCGTCAGAGGATCCCCGGCCATGTGGCACAGTGCCAAAACCTACGAAGATATCCGCTATGAAAAAAGCGATGGCATCGCCAAAATCACCATCAACCGCCCCCATAAGCGCAATGCCTTTCGCCCCAAAACCATTCAGGAATTAATCGATGCCTTTTCCAATGTGCGGGAGGATCCCCGCATTGGGGTGGTGCTATTTACCGGAGCGGGGCCCCATAGCGATGGCCAATATGCCTTTTGTGCCGGCGGGGATCAGAGCGTGCGCAGCGAGGCAGGCTATTTGGATGAGGCGGGGATCCCTCGCTTGAATGTGTTGGATTTGCAGCGGCTGATCCGCTCCTTGCCCAAGGTGGTGATCGCGTTGGTGGCGGGCTATGCCATTGGGGGCGGTCATGTGTTGCATCTAATTTGCGATCTCACTCTTGCCGCAGACAACGCCATTTTTGGCCAGACCGGCCCCAAGGTGGGCAGCTTTGATGGGGGCTTCGGGGCCAGCTACTTGGCACGGGTGGTGGGTCAAAAAAAAGCGCGAGAAATTTGGTTTCTCTGTCGTCAATATACAGCGGCACAAGCCTTAGAGATGGGCCTGGTGAATGCGGTGGTGCCGGTGGAAGAACTGGAGGCAGAAGGGATCCGCTGGGCACAGGAAATTCTGCAAAAAAGTCCGCTGGCGATTCGCTGCCTCAAGGCTGCCTTTAACGCCGATTGTGATGGGCAGGCGGGGCTACAGGAGCTGGCAGGAGATGCGACGCTGCTGTTTTACATGACCGAAGAAGCCGCCGAGGGCAAACGAGCCTTTTTGGAAAAGCGCCCTCCCGATTTTCGCCGGTTTCCTTGGTTGCCTTAAATAAATGAAATAAATGCTCAGATTTCAGCCCAAGTAGGTCTGAAACCAATGGGCGGTTTCGGCAACCGCAGGGCCAACGTAATCCTCGACATCGTACAGATCGATGTGGTTGTGGGTGGGCAGCCAAACCAGTTTCTTCGGCTCCCCGGCTCGTTCATAGGTAGCTTGGGCACTTTCAGGGGAACAGTAGGCATCCACCTGTCCGTGCACCATCAACATCGGAGTTGGGGCGATGAAATCTGCCGCTGCTGCTGCCTCAAGGGTGATCAACTCATAGGTGGAAAGGGTCGTAACCTGGTTCACCCAGTGGGGACTGGCAGAGCGAGCCGTACCGTAGTATTCGTAGGGTTCTGCCCCAGGCATGGCTGCAGCTCCGGTTTCGGCAACCGCAGGAATATAGGGCAACTCACCCGTCTGCCAATACTGTTCGCGCGTGTGGGCAAAGTGCGCCAGGCGCTCCCGGTAGCGCTCGGATCCCATGAGGCGGCGCATGGTGTGTGGGGAATTGTAGGCACCCGCTATCAGGGCAATCGCCTT contains:
- the menB gene encoding 1,4-dihydroxy-2-naphthoyl-CoA synthase, producing MWHSAKTYEDIRYEKSDGIAKITINRPHKRNAFRPKTIQELIDAFSNVREDPRIGVVLFTGAGPHSDGQYAFCAGGDQSVRSEAGYLDEAGIPRLNVLDLQRLIRSLPKVVIALVAGYAIGGGHVLHLICDLTLAADNAIFGQTGPKVGSFDGGFGASYLARVVGQKKAREIWFLCRQYTAAQALEMGLVNAVVPVEELEAEGIRWAQEILQKSPLAIRCLKAAFNADCDGQAGLQELAGDATLLFYMTEEAAEGKRAFLEKRPPDFRRFPWLP
- a CDS encoding alpha/beta hydrolase, coding for MATSKRVQFKSGPWLLVGDLYLPEEDLSSPKAGLVFSGPFTGVKEQVTGLYARRLAEQGWVCLAFDHRHFGESEGEPRQHEDSAGKLTDLAAAVSFLRQQAEVDPERIGACGICLGTSYVLKFAAFDPRVKAIALIAGAYNSPHTMRRLMGSERYRERLAHFAHTREQYWQTGELPYIPAVAETGAAAMPGAEPYEYYGTARSASPHWVNQVTTLSTYELITLEAAAAADFIAPTPMLMVHGQVDAYCSPESAQATYERAGEPKKLVWLPTHNHIDLYDVEDYVGPAVAETAHWFQTYLG
- the cobA gene encoding uroporphyrinogen-III C-methyltransferase; this encodes MGKVYLVGAGLGGREGLTVRALQVLRQAEAVWIDELVDDRLLAELPGQAQLWRRSGESSVQEGVLWLIQRCREGQQVVHLKSGDPLIFGRTREEVEALVKAGCPFEILPGLSSALAGPLWAGIPLTDKYLSRAFAVLTAHQLETLPWPGLAQLDTLVILMGSRQRDQIAAKLMEAGCPAERPVALIRSAGQAEQTVWVGCLAEWAAAENRSCEQTQSGPGVLVIGEVVKLRQDFLSGIPRLPEQAPLAGKTVLVTRSEGQAETFRELLQAQGARVLEMPTLVIQPPASWDRLDQAIQQLEQFDWLLLTSANAVTHFFARLHHHKQDSRALHALRVAVVGSKTAAILAHYGIHPNLVPPEFVADALLEVWPEPVMGQRVLFPRVESGGRDVLVQGLRQRGAQVLEVAAYQSACPKQPDPQVIAALKAHQVDLLSFASSKTVQHFAQLIRQAGLDPEVWDPPVQIAAIGPKTAETCRAELGRVDIEAAEYTLEGLVEAMIQQAQPLQTTGTVG